In one window of Bos taurus isolate L1 Dominette 01449 registration number 42190680 breed Hereford chromosome 15, ARS-UCD2.0, whole genome shotgun sequence DNA:
- the LOC784088 gene encoding LOW QUALITY PROTEIN: FAS-associated factor 1-like (The sequence of the model RefSeq protein was modified relative to this genomic sequence to represent the inferred CDS: inserted 3 bases in 2 codons) — protein sequence MTSNMDREMILADFQACIGIENIDEAITLLEQNNRDLVAAINGVIPQENGILQSDYGGETISGPAFDPASHPAPAPAPSSSSAFRPVMPSRQIVERQPRMLDFRVEYRDRNVGVVLEDSCTVGEIKQILESELQIPMSKMLLKGXKTGDVEDSTVLKSLHLPKNNSLYVLTPDLPPPSSSSHAGALQESLNQNFMLIITHREVQREYNLNFSGSSTIQEVKRNVYDLTSIPVRHQLWEGWPTSATDDSMCLAESGLSYPCHRLTVGRRSSPAQTREQSEEQSTDVHMVSDSDGDDFEDASEFGVDDGEVFDMASSALRKSPMMPENAGNEGDALLQFTAEFSSRYGDCHPVFFIGSLEAAFQEAFYVKARDRKLLAIYLHRDESVLTNMFCSQMLCAESIVSYLSQNFITWAWDLTKDANRARFLTMCSRHFGSVVAQTIRTQKTDQFPLFLIIMGKRSSNEVLSVIQGNTTVDELMMRLMAAMEIFTAQQQEDIKDEDEREARENVKREQDEAYRLSLEADRAXREAHEREMAEQFRLEQIRKEQEEEREAIRLSLEQALPPEPKEENAEPVSKLRIWTPSGEFLKRHFLASNKLQIVFDFVASKGFPWDEFKLLSTFPRRDVTQLDPNKSLLEVKLFPQKTLFLEAKE from the exons ATGACGTCCAACATGGACCGGGAGATGATCCTGGCGGATTTTCAGGCATGTATTGGCATTGAAAACATTGATGAAGCTATTACACTGCTTGAACAAAATAATCGGGACTTAGTGGCAGCTATTAATGGTGTAATACCCCAGGAAAATGGCATTCTGCAAAGTGACTATGGAGGTGAGACTATATCAGGACCTGCATTTGATCCAGCAAGTCACCCAGCTCCAGCTCCTGCTCCCTCTTCCTCTTCAGCATTTCGACCTGTAATGCCATCTAGGCAAATTGTAGAAAGGCAACCGCGGATGCTGGACTTCAGGGTTGAGTACAGAGACAGAAATGTTGGTGTGGTACTGGAAGACAGCTGTACTGTTGGAGAAATTAAACAGATTTTAGAAAGTGAACTTCAGATACCTATgtctaaaatgcttttaaaag TGAAGACTGGAGACGTGGAAGACAGTACCGTCTTAAAATCACTACACTTGCCAAAAAACAACAGTCTTTATGTCCTTACCCCAGATTTGCCACCACCTTCATCATCTAGTCATGCTGGTGCCCTGCAGGAGTCATTAAATCAAAACTTCATGCTGATCATCACCCACCGAGAAGTTCAGCGGGAGTACAACCTGAACTTCTCAGGAAGCAGTACCATTCAAGAGGTAAAGAGAAATGTGTATGACCTCACGAGTATCCCTGTTCGCCATCAGTTATGGGAGGGCTGGCCAACTTCTGCCACAGATGACTCCATGTGTCTTGCTGAATCAGGGCTCTCTTATCCCTGCCATCGACTTACAGTGGGAAGAAGATCTTCACCTGCACAGACCCGGGAGCAATCTGAAGAGCAAAGCACCGATGTTCATATGGTTAGTGATAGTGATGGAGATGACTTTGAAGATGCTTCCGAATTTGGGGTGGATGATGGAGAAGTATTCGACATGGCATCATCTGCCCTGAGAAAATCTCCAATGATGCCAGAAAACGCAGGAAATGAAGGAGATGCCTTATTACAATTTACAGCAGAGTTTTCTTCAAGATATGGTGACTGCCATCCTGTATTTTTTATTGGCTCATTAGAAGCAGCTTTTCAAGAGGCCTTCTATGTGAAAGCCCGAGATAGAAAGCTTCTTGCTATCTACCTCCACCGTGATGAAAGTGTATTAACCAACATGTTCTGCTCACAAATGCTTTGTGCTGAATCTATTGTCTCTTATCTGAGTCAAAATTTTATAACCTGGGCTTGGGATCTGACAAAGGATGCCAACAGAGCAAGATTTCTGACAATGTGCAGTAGACACTTTGGCAGTGTTGTTGCCCAAACCATTCGGACTCAAAAAACAGatcagtttccactttttctgaTTATTATGGGAAAGCGATCATCTAATGAAGTGTTAAGTGTGATACAAGGTAACACAACAGTGGATGAGTTAATGATGAGACTCATGGCTGCAATGGAGATCTTCACAGCCCAACAACAGGAAGATATAAAGGATGAGGATGAACGAGAAGCCAGAGAAAATGTGAAGAGAGAACAAGATGAGGCCTATCGCCTTTCACTTGAGGCTGACAGAGC GAGGGAAGCTCATGAGAGAGAGATGGCAGAACAGTTTCGTTTGGAACAGATTCGAAAAGAACAAGAAGAAGAACGTGAGGCCATCAGGCTCTCCTTAGAGCAGGCCTTGCCTCCTGAGCCAAAGGAAGAAAATGCTGAGCCTGTGAGCAAACTGCGGATCTGGACCCCAAGTGGCGAGTTCCTCAAGCGGCATTTCCTAGCCAGCAATAAGCTCCAGATCGTCTTTGATTTCGTAGCTTCCAAAGGATTTCCATGGGATGAATTCAAGTTACTGAGTACCTTTCCTAGGAGAGATGTAACCCAGCTGGACCCAAATAAGTCATTATTGGAGGTAAAGTTGTTCCCTCAAAAAACCCTTTTCCTTGAAGCAAAAGAGTGA